Within the Leisingera thetidis genome, the region ACACACCCGGGAAATTCAGTGACAGCAGCTCATCCGCATGGGCGAAGCCATCAGGATGGGCGACAAAGCCGCGCGCTTCCAGAGTTTCGAACGTGACTTCCGCCCCTGCGTCGCGGCTTGGCAGCACAAGACACAGCTCCTCCTCCCCCAAGTGTTCCGCCTCAAGCCGGGGATGGCCCGGGTTGTGGTCCAGAATGCCAAGGTCGAATTCACCGCCCAGCAGCCCGCGTTTGATGGCGGCTTGCGGCGCCGCTTCCAGATGCACCGTAAGATCCGGTGCGGCCTCCAGCAGGTCCAGAATGCGGGGATAGAGCAGCGTTGCAAAGCTGCCGGAGCAAGCGATCCGCACTTCTCCGGCATTGGGAGAGTCGGCGGCGATAGCCTCTCTCAGGCGCCGTTCCTCGCCGCGCCGGGCCTGCCCCAGCGTCCGCACCGCTTCTCCTGCCGGGGTCAGCGAAAAACTCTTGCCGTCCTGTGCGATCAGCTTCCGGCCCAGCTGCGCCTCCAGCTTGCGCAGGTGCTGCGAGACGCCCGGCTGGGTCATGTTCAGGCGTTGAGCCGCGCGCGTGAAATGGCCGGTCTCAGCCAGCGTCGTGAAGGTTTCGAGCCAGGTGGCGTTCAGCATCAGATATGCCATTCTATTATCATTTTCATGTAAAATGATAATTTCACAGAGGGCGGGTGAGTGTCTACCCTTCTGTCATGCCACGCAACAGGAGACCAGAAATGACCACCACACCCAGAACCTTCTCGCACATCGGCCTGTCGGTTCCGGACCTTGAGGCTGCCGTGAAATTCTATTCTGACGTCATGGGATTCTATGTGCTCATGCAGCCCAGCGAGGTTGCTGAAGATGGCAGCGCCATCGGCCAGATGTGCACCGATGTGTTTGGTCCCGGATGGAAAAGCCTGCGCATTGCACATCTTTCAACTGCGGACGGCATCGGCATCGAGCTGTTCGAATTCAACGGCAACGAAGCACCGGAGGACAACTTCCAGTACCGCAAGCACGGGACCTTTCACTTTGCCGTGCAGGACCCGGATGTCGAGGGGCTGCTGAAGAAGATCGTCGCGGCCGGCGGCAAGCAGCGGATGCCGGTGCGGGAATATTTCCCCGGCGGGAAGCCTTACCGCATGGTCTATGCGGAGGACCCGTTCGGGATCATCTTCGAGCTTTACAGCCACAGCTATGAGCTGACCTACTCAGCCGGCGCATACAGCTGAGCGCTGGAAGTGCCCGGGTTCCTGCCCGGGCAATTCCGCTCTGTTTCAGGGGTTGCCCGGTGTTCACACCATATGGCGGGCGCGGGCGCCGCGCTCAATCGCGGCGGCGTGCAGCCGGTCGATGTTCAGCTCGTAACGGACCTCGGCCAGGAACTCGAGCTCGGTCTCGCCCAGGATGCCGTCGGCGGCGGCGACATCGCAGGCCAGCGCATAGGCGGTTTCGAACAGCCGCTCCGGCAGGTCGCCGCGGATGAGGCCGAACAGCGCCTCCAGCCCGTCTTCCTGCTCGAACAGGTCAAACACGGTCCGCGACACCCGGCTCACCCGGTCGATGTCGTAATCTGCAAACACTGGCAGCATGTTGACCGCCGACTGGATCTTCACCAGTTCGGCAGTGCGGATGTTCTCGTCCGAGGCCGAGACCGCCACCATCAGGGCCACCAGGCAGTCCTGCGGGGTCATCGGGTGCGGGGTTTGCTCGCTCATCGAGGCATCCTTTTCATGCTGCGTGTTGCCGCCGTCAGGATAGGTATGCGGCGGGGCAGGTTCAACTGCCGCCTGCGCCAAAGCGGCAGAATTCAGCCTCAAATTCAAGCTTGTGCGGAAAACCGGTGCTGAATCCGCTCAAAGCCCGGTTCGCCAGCGCCACAGGCACAGCGCCGGCGGTCCCGGCCCGCCGCGGTGCCATGACCGCTGCCGCGCTGCGAATTGTCCGGCCGCCGCCGCCGCAGGCCTGTGCGCATGCCGCCGCAGGGCGCAATGCGCAGGACGTTCCCGCCTGGATCACCGAAAACGCCGCCCGGGACGTATTGCTGCCGCCAGTGATTGTTGACTCATGCTGCATCAGCACAATAGAGGAATGGGCTGGATGCATGGGGCATCCGCACTGATCTTGCGGCACCTGCAAAACCCGGATTGACGCCGCCGATGGAGAACACAATGTCTGAACTTCGCGAAGAAGCTCTGAAGAGCAAAGCCTGGCCGTTTGAAGAAGCACGCCGCATTCTCAAACGCTACGCCAAGGGCGCGCCGGAGAAGGGATTTGTTCTGTTCGAGACCGGCTATGGCCCCTCCGGCCTGCCGCACATCGGCACCTTCGGCGAGGTGGCCCGCACCACCATGATCAAAACCGCGTTCGAGGTGATCTCGGACATCCCGACCCGGCTGATCTGCTTCTCCGACGACCTCGACGGGATGCGCAAGATTCCCGGCAACGTGCCCAATGCCGGCGGCCTGCAGGAGCACCTGCAGAAACCGCTGACCTCGGTCCCCGACCCGTTCGGCGAATTCGAGAGCTTCGGCCACCACAACAACGCCATGCTGCGCCGCTTCCTCGACACCTTCGGGTTCGAGTACGAGTTCTATTCGGCGACCGAGTTCTATGGCTCCGGCCAGTTCGACGCGGTCCTCAAGCGCGCCGTCGAGAAATACGACGACATCATGGCCATCATGCTGAAGTCCCTGCGCGAGGAGCGCCGCCAGACCTATTCGATCTTCCTGCCGATCCACCCGGACACCGGCCGGGTGCTCTATGTGCCGATGAAGAAGGTCTGCGCCGAGACCTACACCGTCACCTTTGACGACGAGGACGGCAAGGAATGGACCCTGCCGGTCACCGGCGGCAACGTGAAGCTGCAGTGGAAGCCGGACTTCGGCGCCCGCTGGGCGGCGCTCGAGGTCGACTTCGAGATGTACGGCAAGGACCACTCCACCAACACGCCGATCTACGACGGCATCTGCCGGGTGCTGGGCCAGCGCGCGCCGGAGCATTTCACCTATGAGCTGTTCCTTGATGAGAACGGCCAGAAGATCTCGAAAACCTCCGGCAACGGCGTGTCGATCGACGAATGGCTGACCTATGCCTCGACCGAGAGCCTGGCCTATTTCATGTACCAGAAGCCCAAGACCGCCAAGCGGATGCATTTCGACGTGATCCCCAAGGCGGTGGATGAATACCACCAGCAGCTGCGCGCCTATCACACCCAGGACCTGAAGGCGCAGCTGAACAACCCGGTCTGGCACATCCACGGCGGCGACGTGCCGCAGTCCGACATGGTGGTGCCGTTCTCGATGCTCTTGAACCTCGCCTCCGCGTCCAGCGCCGAGGACAAGGCCACCCTGTGGGGCTTCATCAACAAATACGCACCCGACGCGACCCCGGAAAGCAATCCCGCGATGGACCAGGCGGCGGGCTTTGCCGTGGCCTATTTCAACGATTTCGTGAAACCGGCCAAAGTGTTCCGCCTGCCCACCGATCAGGAGCGTGCAGCGCTGCAGGATCTGGCCGATGCGCTGAAATCGCCGGAGGCGGCGCTGGCGGCCATCGCCAAGAAAAATGAGCTGGCCGGCAATGACGACCCGCTGCCCGAAGCCGATTTCGCGGATGAGGAATTCCTGCAGTCGGTGGTTTTCGCCATCGGCAAGATCCACGGGTTCGAACCGCTGCGGGCCTGGTTCTCGGCGATCTACGAGGTGCTGCTGGGCGCCTCCCAAGGCCCGCGGTTCGGCGGTTTCATCGCGCTGTACGGTGTCGGCGAGACCATCGCGCTGATCGAAAAGGCGCTGGCGGGCGAGCTGGCGTAAGCGGCCTCCGCAGGCAAGTTAATGAAAAGGCGCGGTTTTCCGCGCCTTTTTTCGTCCCCCGGCGGGCCCGGAAACACCGCGCGCCTGCGTGCCGCCGCTCAGCGCACGCTGCCCTTGGGCCAGCCGGTCCTGAGCCGCTCAAAAAATAATTTTGACGCGACGCAGCTTCACCCTAGCTGGAGTCGGGTGAGCCGGGAGGCGCAGATGCGCAGTGTTCTGTTTGCGGGGGTGAGTGTTTTTCTTCTGGCCTTCCCGGCCGCCGCTCAAAAGGAACCGGTCACCGGGGTGATCGGTTCCCGGACCGCGGCCTTCCTGAAGGGGGATGCCGGAACCGCAGTCGGCCATGCCGCCCCGGACACCCGGCAGATTTCCGATACCTTCCAGCAGACCGGCGCGATGGCGCGCAAGATTGCGCGATGGTCCGGCGTCCCGCCTTTGGCGGCGGGGAATGATCACGGACGCCGAAGCCCGCGTGCATCTCTTGGGTTGCCAAATGGTTAACCCGGGAATCGTCTTGAAAATCAATGTTGTACAGCTTCTCATGGGGCAGGGTGACGGCCCCTGAGCCCGGACCTGCGTACGCTGCTCTCGGGCGATGTTAACGCGGAAATTGTACATCCTTTTCCCGAACGCGACATGCGCAGCAGGAAAAGGAACTCCCATGAACAAGGCAATCACCGAAGGTTTGCAGCTGATGCCGCCGGCATTTACGGATGGTCTGGACGTCTGGTCCAGCGGCGACGGCACCCCCGGCTCCGATACCTATGACGGCGCCGCCAATGCCGTCTTTGTGGCCGCGGATGCGGATTTCGGCGGTTGTCTGGAGCTGCAGAAGACCGCCAACACCCAGAAACTCCGCTTCATGGGGCAGACGCCGCTGGAACCGGGCTGCTACCTGCAGATCAAGGCAAGGGTGAAGGCAGTCAGCGGCGCGCTGCCCTCGGTGCGCATCGCCGGCTGGGCGGCTCAAAGCAACGGCAGCCATATCGGCGGTGTCACCGAAGCCGCGCCGCAGACCGCGCTGGCCGCCTACGGCGACGTGGTGGAGGTCACCGGCATCGTCGGCAGCGGCAGCCGCGGCGGGGTGGACATGCCCTGGGGGCGCAGCGCCGGATACGGCCATTTCGGGCTGGATCTGACCGGCGCCAACGGCGGTGTGGTGCGGATCGACGATATCGAGATCACCGACATCACCAGCGCCTTCCTGCGCGATATGCTGAGCCTGGTGGACGTGACCGACTATGGCGCGGTGGGCAACGGCAGCACCGACTGCACCGCGGCGTTCGAGGCGGCGGATGCGGCCGCGGACGGGCGGCGCATCCTGGTGCCCGCGGGCGAGTTCTATCTGGACAGCACCGTGTCGCTGGGCAGCGAGGCGGTGTTCGAAGGCACGGTTTCGATGCCGGACAACAAGATGCTGCTGCTGACGAAAAACTTCGATTTCCCCTCTTATGCCGCGGCGTTCGGCAACGAAGAGCTGGGCTTCAAGAAGGCGTTTCAGGCGCTGATCAACAATGCGGACCATGAATCGCTGGACCTGATGGGCCGCAAGATCACCGTGACCGGGCCGATCGACATGCAGGCGGCGGTGCCCAACAAAAACTCCTATGCCACCCGCCGGATCATCCGCAACGGCCAGCTGGAGGCCGCCAGCAGCGCCGCCTGGGACACGGACTCGGTGACCTCGAAGGCGACCTACAGCGCCTCGGATGCCAAGAAGCTGACCGATGTTGCGAAAATCGCCAGCATCAAGGTCGGCTCGCTGGTCGAAGGCGCCGGGGTCGGCCGCGAGATCTACGTGAAATCCAAGAATACCGGAGCCGGAGAGCTGACCCTCAGCGGCGCGCTGTATGACGCCGAAGGCACCCAGAACTTCACCTTCAGGGACTTCAAGTATCTGGTCGATTTCAGCGGCTTCAGCTCACTCAGCAAATTCGGCCTGGAAGGCATCGAATTCCAGTGCAACGGCCGCTGCAGCGCCCTGCGCCTGGCGCCTTCCGGTTCTGTTTTTGCAATCGACAGCTGCTTCATCTCGCGTCCCAAGGACCGCGGCATCACGTCGATCGGATCCGGCTGCCAGGGCATTCTGGTCGACAATTGCCAGTTCCTGTCGGACGAGGATCCGCTGGATGTGGAGGACCGGGTCAGCATCGGCCTCAACGTGAACAACAATGATGCCAAGCTGCGCAGCAACCGGGCCACAAGGTTCCGCCATTTCGCCATCCTCGCCGGCGGCAACAACACGGTGACCGGCAACCATTTCTTCCAGGGCGACAGCGTGCCCAACGGGGTGCGCACCGCCGGCCTGGTGCTGGCGTCCAACAATTGCACCTCGACCGTGTCGGACAATTACATCGACAATTGCTTCATCGAATGGACCAACGAGCGGGACGCGACGCCGGATTTCACCAGCGGGTTCTCCTTCAGCGCGCTGTCGGTGACCGCCAATGTGTTCCTGTCCGGCGATGTCGCGCCCTGGTTCAGCTACATCGTGATCAAACCCTATGGCAGCGGTCATTTCCTGAACGGGCTTTCCGTTTCCGGCAACAAGTTCCGCTCGCTCAATGGCAGCATCGACCGGGCGGAACGGGTAGATACAAGCTTCTCGGACCTCGACTTCGGCCGGTCCAAGCATGTGGTCTTTGCAGGCAACATGTTCCACAACGTCAGCATTCAATCCGCCAACCCCTTGCGGGTGCGGCACGATCAGTCCTCGGCATCCTCCAGCTGGTCCGTCAAGGCAGACGGGGCGCTGCCGTTCCAGGGCTATGCCCGCTACGTCGACAGCGTGGTGCCGCACGGGCCGATCCGGACCAGCGGCAACAGCAACCGCTACAGCATGCCCTATGCCGAAGTGCAGCAGGGCGCCGGCAAGGACCAGATCCGCCTGCGCTGGCAGGAAGCGGTCAAGGGCGAGGTCCAGGTGCTGCTGCGGATGGACAGCTGAGGCTCAGCCGGGCGGCAGCAGATCGGCGGCGGCAAGATCGAACGCCTTGCCGAACCCGCCATTCAGATGCGCCGCCGTCACCCGGAACTGCACAAAGGAAAAGTCGGAGAATTGCAGATAAAGCTTGGCCCCGGGCCGGCGGGACAGGTAGTGCGCGGCCAGGGCCGCATGTTCCGGGGCCGCGCGGGGGATGAATTCCGCCCGCGCCATCAGGCTGAGGCGCGGATGGGCCAGCGGGTCGCCCCTGGCCCCCGGCTCCCCCACCAGCAGCGAGCACGCCGGACGCTGCCGCAGCGCCCGGGTGTGCTGCGCCAGTTCCGATATCAGGCTGACCGGGCGCCCTTGCGGGTCCAATCCGAATGCCACCCGCGTGACCAGCGGGCCGCCGTCTTCCAGCAGCACTCCAAGCGCGGCAAAGCGGGCCTGCCCCATCAGGTCCCGCGCCAGGGCGCGGGCGTCGTCATCGGCGGGGCGGATCGGGCTGGCCATCGGCGTCTCCGGGGGCTTGGGCAGGGTTCAGAATTTCTGCCACAGACTCAGCTTCAGGCCAAGGCTGTCCCGGCCCGCCTTGCGGTACTCCAGCCCCAGAAGCAGCTCCCGCCCGTCCTTCATCGGGTAGCGCATCACCGGGGTCAGCGCATAGGACAGCCGGCCGCTCTCCGGCCTGGCGGTCTCGATCTGCAGCATCGGCGCTGCCTTGCCGGGCCGGTGCAGGCCCAGGGTGGCGTCGAGTTTCCAGATCGCGTCGAGGCCGCCGTTGCGCAGCTCATAGGCCGCACCGATGGCCAGCCAGCCGCTGCCGTGGCGGGTTTCCAGGCTGCGCCCGTAGGACAGGGTGGTCTTCTGCATCATCTGCCAATACCCCCGGTAGTGATTGCCGCCAATTCCGGTTTCGACCGCCAGCCGGCTGCGGGATCCCTGGCGCAGCGGCAGCCGGGCAAAGATCAGCGCATGGCCGGAAACATCCGCATTCCGGTTCAGGTCCACGCCCAGGGTAAGCTTGGGCGCGGCCCCGTAGGCAGCGTAATAGCCCAGCTCATGCGCGGCCCCGCCGCGGGATGTCCGGTAGGTGGCGCTGGCCGCGGCAAAGCCCTTGCCCGGATCCTCCAGCCAAGCGCCGCCGGCCGCCGGCTGAGCCAGCGCCAGGGCAAGGCAGGCGGCATGGGCAGGGTTCATCCGAAAGCCTCCGGGCAGGTGTGGCTAGGGTTCCGCTTTATGGTTAAGGTTGTGTTAAGCTGGCCTTGCGCACCTTATGGGGATGCGATTGAAAAAAGGTGGTGCGCTTTGTGCGCGAACGGGCGTAGGCTGGGGGGAGTCACCGGAGGAGCCAATGCCGACAATCGCAAAAACCGCTGATATCCAGACCGTTATCACCACATTCGAGATGACGCCCGGAACCTGCCAGGACCTGCTGGAGGCGCTGCAGGATGCCTATTCCGAGTTCATTTCCAAGCAGCCCGGCTTCCTTTCCGCCGGCCTGCATGTGAATGACGCCCAGACCCGCATCGCCAATTACTCGCAATGGCGCCGCCGCGAGGATTTCATGGCGATGCTGCGCAGCCCGGAGATGCGCGAGCGCAACCGCAAGATCAACGAGCTGTGCCGCAGCTTCGAGCCGGTAATGTATGACGTGGCGGAGGTGTTTGGCTCATAACCGTCCGCTCCGGCACTGAAAACGCCGGCCTGCCTTGACCCGGGTCAAGGCAGGCCGGCGGCGGCAAGGATACCATCGACTGGAACATCAGACCAAGGAGGCCTGCCATGTATCACACAATTCTGGTGCCAATCTCATTTGATCCGGAACGGGATGTGACCGGACCGCTGAAAGTGGCGCGTCTTCTGTCCGCACCGGGGGCCAAGGTGACGCTGCTGCATGTGATTGAACAGGTCCCGTCCTATGCGATCTCCTATATCCCGGCGGATTTCATGGACGGCACCCGCAGGGCGCTGCAGGCGGAACTGGACGGGCTGGCGCAGACCCTGCCCAACGCCGAGGGCGTGCTGATAGAGGGCCACTCCGGCCGCACCATCCTGGACTGGGCAGAGCAGAACGCGCCGGATCTGATCATCCTCGCCTCGCACCGCCCGTCGATGCAGGATCTGCTGTGGGGGTCGACCTCCGGCCACGTGGTGCGCCACGCCGCCTGCGCGGTGCATGTGGTGCGCTAGCGGCGCGGCGGCTCAGGCCGGGACCACCTGTTTCAGTAGCTGCCAGGCCAGCCGGATCATCGCGCCCGGCAGGGCGGCGGAGCGCAGCAGCACCTTGTTGGAGTTCACCGCTTCGGCGATCCGGGCATAATGCACCTGCTTGTCGGCGGGGGAGCGCAGCAGGATGGTTTCCGCCTGCCGCATGGCGCGTTCGGCCTGCTGCTTGATCTGCGGCACCGCTGCCGGCTTCACCGCGCGGTAATAGTTCAGCCCCTTGCGCACCGGTTGCTGCGCGGGATCCAGATTCTGCTTCACGGACCGGGTCAGGGTGTCCTCGACCAGCCGCAGCGCCTTGTAGGCTTCGGTGTAGGACTGGTTGCTGTTCAGCTTCTGCGCCGCCAGTTTGTAGGTCTGCCGGAAACAGTCGAACTTGTAGACTCTGGGCAAGGTGCCGCAGCGGTCGAAGCCGCGGGTCAGGGTGGTGGCAACCGCCTTGGTCGCCTTGGAGCTGAGGCCGCTGCGCTGGCCGCCGCCGGAGCTCGTGCCGCTGTCCCTGGAGCCGCCGCCGCCGTCGGCATAGGCCGGGCTGCAGGCAAGGGTCAGGGCCACAAGCCCGGAGAGAATGGTTCTGCTGCTCATAAGTGCCTCCCTGGTTTGCCGCCAGCTTACCATGCGCCAGCCGTCTGGAAACCGGCGGAAACCCGCAAATCCGCCATTTTTGCGGTGCGGTTGCCTTGTCCGGGGCAGGGGGGCTGCCCACGTGGACTGCAGAAGTTGTGCAAGGAGAAGCAGATGCAGTGCCCGATTGACGGAACCCGGCTGGAGATGGCCGCCCGTGCCGGTGTCGAGATCGACTATTGCCCGAAGTGCCGCGGCGTGTGGCTGGACCGGGGCGAGCTGGACAAGATCATCGAGCGTTCGGCGCAGCCGGTCCAGGCCGCCCCGCAGCCGCAGCGGTATGATGACCGGGGCGGCCATCATGACCCGCGCGACAGCAAGCCCTACAAGAAGAAAAAGAAGAGCTTCCTGGAAGACCTGTTTGATTTCTGACACCGGCCGGCCCGCTGCCCCTGAAGCGGGGCGGCAGGCCGGCGCTGCCGCGCGCCAGTGTCAGTGCATGGTGCAGAAGGAGCCGTGTTTGGCGTCCTTCATCAGGGTGTCGAAATCATTGCCCTTCATTTCCACCAGCGTCTTGTGGTCGCCGGCCTCGAACCAGACCTTGTCGAGCCCGCTGAGGCTGTCGTCGATCACGGTCGGCACATGGTAGGCCTGCCCGACGCAGGGGGCGGCGCCGGGGTCGCAATCGTCGAAGACCTGGTTCAGCTCATATTCCGGGGCGAGGCCCAGACGGCGGTCCATCATCGACTGCAGCGCGTGCAGGTCGACGGACTGGTTGGAGGGGATCACCGCCAGTACCGGGCCTTCCTCCATGTGGATCAGCACCGATTTGGCGAGATGGCCGCCCGGCACATGCGCGCTTTCGGCGCATTCGGCCGCGGTGGCGGTATAGGGGTGGCGGACAGTGCCGAAAGGCAGGCCCTGTGCCTCCAGATGATGTTTCAGGCGTGAGGCGATCATCGTGGGGTCCTCCTGGTCTGGGAGAGCCCCCCGGCCGCCGTTGGCCCAGGGATGCGATGCTGCGGCCCGGGCGCGGCAGGCGGCAAGCCGGGGCGCCCTGGTTTTCAGTTCCGATGTTTCAGGTGCCCGCCAGCATGCGCCCGAACGGGTGAGTCGGGCAAGCCTTGCCGGTCCCGGCGGCCAGGGGCTGCCCGCCGGGACCGGCCGCGGGGGTCAGGCCGGATGATGGGCGTCGTGCTCGTAGAGCGACCAGCCCGCCATCGCAAAGACCAGCGCGCCGACGACCACGAAGTTCCAGGTGGCCAGGGTCAGCGCGGCGAGGCCGAGCACCCAGGGCGAGACCACCAGCCAGGCGCCGATCGCCATGTCGATCCATTCCTCCCAGTAGCGGAAGCGGAGCACCGCGGCCAGCGACATCACCGCGATCACGGCGCCGACCAGCACCGCGTTGGCGAGTGCCGGGCTGCTGTCCTGGAATTGCAGGATCCAGGGCGACAGCACCAGCCACAGGCCGAGCAGCACGTTCACGCTGTCCTGCCAGTCGCCGGTCATTTTTTTCCAGAGATCAGTCATTGCACATCCTCCTGTCTCAGGTGTCTGCAGCAATTCCCGGCCCGGAACGGACCGGGCGCACCGCGCCTGTGTCCAGGTGTTGGGTGCAGCTGCCACTATACAGAAAAACCCGCCTTATTTCAAGAAGATGCCGTATCCCCGCGCAAAAGCGCCATGGGAGCTTGGCAGGGCGGACGGCTGGCCCGCATTCGCCGGTCCTGCGCCGGGGAAGCGGCCGCGCGGCGGAGCGGACGGCTTGAGCGGGCGGGCGTGAATGAAAAGGGGTTTCGCTGCGAAACCTCGTTGTTTAACAGGTGGTTAACTTATTTCGGTGATTTTGCGGAGCCTATTGAACGGCGGAGCCGTGCATCGCGCCCGATCCGCCCCCAGGGCGCTGGGTTGTTGAGAAAGTTAGCTTTCCCACTTACAACTGCGGGGAAACAAACGCCCTCAATTTCTTCCCTGAAATCGGCGCAGGCGTTTGGCCCCAATTCTTGTGCGGCCTTAAGGAACATATAATTTTGCGCATTTTTACAGTTTTACTTTCAGTTTTTGCGACTGCTGCCAGTGCGGAAAGCAACGAAACATTGGCGCTACGTGGCGCTCTAGCGGTGATGGGTTATTCCGAAGTCAGTCTTCACCACTGCAAGCTGACTTTTTCCCGAACTATTGAACCGACGCAGCAAAACAGCGAATTCACCGGCTACAAACGCATCCTGCATATCGAAACCTTGCAATATTTCGCTGCGGAGCCAGTCAGGCTTGAAACGCGGAAGAACTTTAAGTTCCACGTTCTGGATTTGAAGTTTCGCGAGTCCTATTCGCCGAAACTGGATCAAATCCAGCGAACTCGAAGACACATCATGAGGCGGTTCCCAGCCTCAAACTGGCCGCATGATTATCCACATATTCAGGGGGATTTCTCTCCCGAAATTGAGACAGAGCTCAAACGAGAGTTCCCAGAAATTTGGTCGATGAACAGGACGATCGAATATACCAGATTTGGGGAAACCACGCGCCCAGAGCTTAGTTTTGAGTTGAGCTACAGCTCTGCGGAACCCTTGGAGCGATTCCGGGACCGCTTGAAAGCATATTCCACAAGGAAAAGATGCAGCCTTCTGGAAGCTGGCGAAAGACTCTGATTGGGCCAAGTTTTAACTTAGCAGGAAGGCTCCGCGCATTACTATTCCTTCTTCACGAAAACTTCTTCTGCGATTTCCCCCTATACGCCCGTGTCCCGGCCTTGCCCGCCGTTGACCGCCCCCGCGATTTGACGGCGGCATCGGAGGCGGCCTCCACCGCCGACTGCCGGGCCAGCGGGTCGTCGGAGATGGCGAGGTCCACCGCTTCCAGCCGCTTGACCTCGTCGCGCAGGCGGGCGGCCTCCTCGAACTCCAGGTTCTCGGCCGCCTTGCGCATCTCGTCGCGCAGCCCGTTCAGATGCGCCTCGAGGTTGGCGCCGTGCATCGGTTTGCCGATCTGCGCGGTGACGCGGTTCATGTCGACATCGCCCTGGTAGAGGCCGGCCAGAACGTCCTCGACGTTCTTCTTGACCGTCTCCGGGGTAATGCCGTGCTCGAGGTTGTAGGCGATCTGCTTGTCGCGGCGGCGGTTGGTTTCCCCCAGCGCGCGCTCCATCGAGCCGGTGATGCGGTCGGCATACATGATGACGCGGCCCTCGGCATTCCGCGCCGCGCGGCCGATGGTCTGGATCAGCGAGGTCTCCGAGCGCAGGAAGCCCTCCTTGTCGGCGTCGAGGATGGCGACGAGGCCGCATTCCGGAATGTCGAGGCCTTCGCGCAGGAGGTTGATGCCGATCAGCACGTCAAAGGCGCCGAGGCGCAGGTCGCGCAGGATCTCGATCCGCTCCAGCGTGTCGATGTCGGAGTGCATGTAGCGCACCTTGATGCCCTGTTCGTGCAGGTATTCCGTCAGGTCCTCGGCCATGCGTTTGGTGAGCGTGGTGACCA harbors:
- a CDS encoding LysR family transcriptional regulator translates to MLNATWLETFTTLAETGHFTRAAQRLNMTQPGVSQHLRKLEAQLGRKLIAQDGKSFSLTPAGEAVRTLGQARRGEERRLREAIAADSPNAGEVRIACSGSFATLLYPRILDLLEAAPDLTVHLEAAPQAAIKRGLLGGEFDLGILDHNPGHPRLEAEHLGEEELCLVLPSRDAGAEVTFETLEARGFVAHPDGFAHADELLSLNFPGVYQGADRLRVRTYVNQIGQILNPVAQGIGYTLLPRSGVEAYAERDRLAVAPLPKRRRHGLWLTFRKGRPLSARLQRIQRLAQDVAAELA
- a CDS encoding lactoylglutathione lyase family protein, with amino-acid sequence MTTTPRTFSHIGLSVPDLEAAVKFYSDVMGFYVLMQPSEVAEDGSAIGQMCTDVFGPGWKSLRIAHLSTADGIGIELFEFNGNEAPEDNFQYRKHGTFHFAVQDPDVEGLLKKIVAAGGKQRMPVREYFPGGKPYRMVYAEDPFGIIFELYSHSYELTYSAGAYS
- a CDS encoding antibiotic biosynthesis monooxygenase family protein, with translation MPTIAKTADIQTVITTFEMTPGTCQDLLEALQDAYSEFISKQPGFLSAGLHVNDAQTRIANYSQWRRREDFMAMLRSPEMRERNRKINELCRSFEPVMYDVAEVFGS
- a CDS encoding lysine--tRNA ligase codes for the protein MSELREEALKSKAWPFEEARRILKRYAKGAPEKGFVLFETGYGPSGLPHIGTFGEVARTTMIKTAFEVISDIPTRLICFSDDLDGMRKIPGNVPNAGGLQEHLQKPLTSVPDPFGEFESFGHHNNAMLRRFLDTFGFEYEFYSATEFYGSGQFDAVLKRAVEKYDDIMAIMLKSLREERRQTYSIFLPIHPDTGRVLYVPMKKVCAETYTVTFDDEDGKEWTLPVTGGNVKLQWKPDFGARWAALEVDFEMYGKDHSTNTPIYDGICRVLGQRAPEHFTYELFLDENGQKISKTSGNGVSIDEWLTYASTESLAYFMYQKPKTAKRMHFDVIPKAVDEYHQQLRAYHTQDLKAQLNNPVWHIHGGDVPQSDMVVPFSMLLNLASASSAEDKATLWGFINKYAPDATPESNPAMDQAAGFAVAYFNDFVKPAKVFRLPTDQERAALQDLADALKSPEAALAAIAKKNELAGNDDPLPEADFADEEFLQSVVFAIGKIHGFEPLRAWFSAIYEVLLGASQGPRFGGFIALYGVGETIALIEKALAGELA
- a CDS encoding HugZ family protein, producing MASPIRPADDDARALARDLMGQARFAALGVLLEDGGPLVTRVAFGLDPQGRPVSLISELAQHTRALRQRPACSLLVGEPGARGDPLAHPRLSLMARAEFIPRAAPEHAALAAHYLSRRPGAKLYLQFSDFSFVQFRVTAAHLNGGFGKAFDLAAADLLPPG
- a CDS encoding glycosyl hydrolase family 28-related protein — encoded protein: MNKAITEGLQLMPPAFTDGLDVWSSGDGTPGSDTYDGAANAVFVAADADFGGCLELQKTANTQKLRFMGQTPLEPGCYLQIKARVKAVSGALPSVRIAGWAAQSNGSHIGGVTEAAPQTALAAYGDVVEVTGIVGSGSRGGVDMPWGRSAGYGHFGLDLTGANGGVVRIDDIEITDITSAFLRDMLSLVDVTDYGAVGNGSTDCTAAFEAADAAADGRRILVPAGEFYLDSTVSLGSEAVFEGTVSMPDNKMLLLTKNFDFPSYAAAFGNEELGFKKAFQALINNADHESLDLMGRKITVTGPIDMQAAVPNKNSYATRRIIRNGQLEAASSAAWDTDSVTSKATYSASDAKKLTDVAKIASIKVGSLVEGAGVGREIYVKSKNTGAGELTLSGALYDAEGTQNFTFRDFKYLVDFSGFSSLSKFGLEGIEFQCNGRCSALRLAPSGSVFAIDSCFISRPKDRGITSIGSGCQGILVDNCQFLSDEDPLDVEDRVSIGLNVNNNDAKLRSNRATRFRHFAILAGGNNTVTGNHFFQGDSVPNGVRTAGLVLASNNCTSTVSDNYIDNCFIEWTNERDATPDFTSGFSFSALSVTANVFLSGDVAPWFSYIVIKPYGSGHFLNGLSVSGNKFRSLNGSIDRAERVDTSFSDLDFGRSKHVVFAGNMFHNVSIQSANPLRVRHDQSSASSSWSVKADGALPFQGYARYVDSVVPHGPIRTSGNSNRYSMPYAEVQQGAGKDQIRLRWQEAVKGEVQVLLRMDS
- a CDS encoding tellurite resistance TerB family protein, with translation MSEQTPHPMTPQDCLVALMVAVSASDENIRTAELVKIQSAVNMLPVFADYDIDRVSRVSRTVFDLFEQEDGLEALFGLIRGDLPERLFETAYALACDVAAADGILGETELEFLAEVRYELNIDRLHAAAIERGARARHMV
- a CDS encoding DUF4864 domain-containing protein, with product MKRRGFPRLFSSPGGPGNTARLRAAAQRTLPLGQPVLSRSKNNFDATQLHPSWSRVSREAQMRSVLFAGVSVFLLAFPAAAQKEPVTGVIGSRTAAFLKGDAGTAVGHAAPDTRQISDTFQQTGAMARKIARWSGVPPLAAGNDHGRRSPRASLGLPNG
- a CDS encoding universal stress protein, with translation MYHTILVPISFDPERDVTGPLKVARLLSAPGAKVTLLHVIEQVPSYAISYIPADFMDGTRRALQAELDGLAQTLPNAEGVLIEGHSGRTILDWAEQNAPDLIILASHRPSMQDLLWGSTSGHVVRHAACAVHVVR